From Triticum urartu cultivar G1812 chromosome 2, Tu2.1, whole genome shotgun sequence, a single genomic window includes:
- the LOC125533716 gene encoding uncharacterized protein LOC125533716 isoform X2: protein MPERISSHAPHPRRRPSMPRPVPTAISLSSRSGSSSIPSACSELLRPRRPLRRSPSSASAPATPSTALPPRRRSILCHPLFVICQERHRLSSLPSIGVPSAMAALWCFVQRLTSSFWWPQPCATRHTGEELPAAKSGSGFRKTGLNGLVFIMGLIGLGLIGLSFFKFGLVSVLRGTSLGIVGYGLKPFDALWATNRGYNPVCCVQLPTRCPDAVLLLSSCFFPRAALLPCLFLVPPPRRHPPAPPLPCTAALPSPSGATPSLRRRLAVSSLRHRLAVTLRRRPLLRRATFPSPAGPAPPATRCSGGNAGKVLLLVPSSSATTIIATSVL, encoded by the exons ATGCCCGAGCGCATCTCCTCTCATGCACCTCATCCCCGGCGCCGTCCATCCATGCCGCGCCCGGTTCCCACGGCCATCTCCCTCTCGTCCCGATCGGGATCGTCCTCGATCCCCTCTGCCTGCTCCGAGCTTCTCCGGCCCCGACGTCCCCTTCGCCGGAGCCCTTCCTCCGCCTCTGCTCCGGCGACTCCTTCGACCGCCTTGCCGCCCCGTCGCCGCTCCATTCTCTGCCATCCCCTCTTCGTCATCTGCCAAGAGCGCCACCGCCTCTCTTCGTTGCCTTCAATAGGAGTTCCAAGCGCCATGGCCGCCCTTTGGTGCTTCGTGCAGCGCCTGACCTCCTCCTTCTGGTGGCCTCAGCCTTGTGCGACGCGCCATACGGGAGAGGAGCTCCCCGCAGCTAAATCTGGGAGTGGTTTTAGAAAAACTGGTTTAAATGGGTTGGTTTTTATTATGGGCTTGATTGGTTTAGGTCTTATTGGGCTGAGCTTTTTTAAGTTTGGTTTGGTTTCAGTTTTGAGAGGAACCAGTTTGGGTATAGTTGGTTATGGGCTGAAACCATTTGATGCATTATGGGCTACAAACCGTGGGTACAACCCGGTTTGCTGCGTCCAGTTACCCACACGCTGCCCTGATGCGGTGTTGCTCCTGTCTAGCTGTTTCTTCCCCCGCGCCGCCCTGCTCCCCTGCCTCTTCCTTgtgccgccgcctcgccgtcaCCCTCCGGCGCCGCCCCTTCCTTGCACTGCCGCCTTGCCGTCACCCTCGGGCGCCACCCCCTCCttgcgccgccgcctcgccgtctCTTCATTGCGCCACCGCCTCGCCGTCACCCTccggcgccgccccctcctccgtCGCGCCACCTTCCCTTCGCCGGcag GTCCTGCTCCTCCCGCAACAAGGTGCTCCGGCGGCAACGCCGGCAAGGTGCTCCTGCTGGTCCCCTCCTCGTCTGCAACAACAATAATAGCAACCAG TGTGCTATAA
- the LOC125533716 gene encoding uncharacterized protein LOC125533716 isoform X1 codes for MPERISSHAPHPRRRPSMPRPVPTAISLSSRSGSSSIPSACSELLRPRRPLRRSPSSASAPATPSTALPPRRRSILCHPLFVICQERHRLSSLPSIGVPSAMAALWCFVQRLTSSFWWPQPCATRHTGEELPAAKSGSGFRKTGLNGLVFIMGLIGLGLIGLSFFKFGLVSVLRGTSLGIVGYGLKPFDALWATNRGYNPVCCVQLPTRCPDAVLLLSSCFFPRAALLPCLFLVPPPRRHPPAPPLPCTAALPSPSGATPSLRRRLAVSSLRHRLAVTLRRRPLLRRATFPSPAGPAPPATRCSGGNAGKVLLLVPSSSATTIIATRLIPQLGH; via the exons ATGCCCGAGCGCATCTCCTCTCATGCACCTCATCCCCGGCGCCGTCCATCCATGCCGCGCCCGGTTCCCACGGCCATCTCCCTCTCGTCCCGATCGGGATCGTCCTCGATCCCCTCTGCCTGCTCCGAGCTTCTCCGGCCCCGACGTCCCCTTCGCCGGAGCCCTTCCTCCGCCTCTGCTCCGGCGACTCCTTCGACCGCCTTGCCGCCCCGTCGCCGCTCCATTCTCTGCCATCCCCTCTTCGTCATCTGCCAAGAGCGCCACCGCCTCTCTTCGTTGCCTTCAATAGGAGTTCCAAGCGCCATGGCCGCCCTTTGGTGCTTCGTGCAGCGCCTGACCTCCTCCTTCTGGTGGCCTCAGCCTTGTGCGACGCGCCATACGGGAGAGGAGCTCCCCGCAGCTAAATCTGGGAGTGGTTTTAGAAAAACTGGTTTAAATGGGTTGGTTTTTATTATGGGCTTGATTGGTTTAGGTCTTATTGGGCTGAGCTTTTTTAAGTTTGGTTTGGTTTCAGTTTTGAGAGGAACCAGTTTGGGTATAGTTGGTTATGGGCTGAAACCATTTGATGCATTATGGGCTACAAACCGTGGGTACAACCCGGTTTGCTGCGTCCAGTTACCCACACGCTGCCCTGATGCGGTGTTGCTCCTGTCTAGCTGTTTCTTCCCCCGCGCCGCCCTGCTCCCCTGCCTCTTCCTTgtgccgccgcctcgccgtcaCCCTCCGGCGCCGCCCCTTCCTTGCACTGCCGCCTTGCCGTCACCCTCGGGCGCCACCCCCTCCttgcgccgccgcctcgccgtctCTTCATTGCGCCACCGCCTCGCCGTCACCCTccggcgccgccccctcctccgtCGCGCCACCTTCCCTTCGCCGGcag GTCCTGCTCCTCCCGCAACAAGGTGCTCCGGCGGCAACGCCGGCAAGGTGCTCCTGCTGGTCCCCTCCTCGTCTGCAACAACAATAATAGCAACCAGGTTGATTCCACAGCTTGGGCATTAG